The following proteins come from a genomic window of Edaphobacter sp. 4G125:
- a CDS encoding UDP-glucose--hexose-1-phosphate uridylyltransferase, translating into MNSFTQQNSHRRFNPLKREWVLVSPHRTQRPWQGQVEKPVQPAALAYDPECYLCPGNLRAGGVRTDSYTSTYVFENDFAALKADVPAFREDEEGKGLLIAEGESGICRVLCFSPRHDLTLAKMEIADIRKVVNLWDAQTQELGAREDIQYVQVFENRGAMMGASNPHPHGQIWASRSVPNEAAVEQAAQEVYLSEHGCCLLCAYRDLEIAKGERIVASNSSFIALVPFWAVWPFEVMILPARHIADLAAMTDQERDDLATILKAVTSAYDRVFDTPFPYSMGLHPQPFDGKEHPEWHFHLHFYPPLLRSATVRKFMVGFELLGSPQRDITPESAAETLRKASSSQ; encoded by the coding sequence ATGAACTCGTTCACACAGCAGAACTCACATCGGCGATTCAACCCTTTGAAGCGGGAGTGGGTTCTGGTCTCTCCGCACAGAACGCAACGTCCCTGGCAGGGGCAAGTCGAGAAACCGGTACAACCCGCGGCGCTAGCCTACGATCCGGAGTGCTATCTCTGCCCCGGAAACTTGCGTGCTGGCGGTGTTCGAACCGATTCTTACACCAGCACCTACGTCTTTGAGAATGACTTTGCGGCGCTGAAGGCAGATGTTCCTGCCTTTCGCGAGGACGAAGAAGGCAAAGGGCTCTTGATCGCAGAAGGGGAGAGCGGGATCTGCCGCGTCTTATGTTTTTCGCCACGTCACGATCTGACTCTGGCGAAGATGGAGATCGCTGACATCCGGAAGGTGGTCAATCTCTGGGATGCACAGACTCAGGAGCTTGGTGCCCGCGAAGACATTCAGTACGTTCAGGTCTTTGAGAACCGCGGCGCGATGATGGGAGCGAGCAATCCTCATCCTCATGGCCAGATCTGGGCGAGTCGTTCGGTCCCGAATGAAGCGGCGGTAGAGCAGGCCGCCCAGGAGGTCTACCTGAGCGAGCACGGCTGCTGCTTGCTCTGCGCATATCGCGATCTGGAGATTGCAAAAGGCGAGCGCATCGTCGCTTCGAACTCCAGCTTTATTGCGTTGGTGCCTTTTTGGGCTGTGTGGCCGTTCGAGGTGATGATCTTACCTGCGCGACATATTGCGGATCTTGCCGCGATGACCGACCAGGAACGAGATGACCTGGCGACGATCCTGAAAGCAGTGACCTCGGCCTACGATCGCGTCTTCGATACCCCATTTCCTTATTCCATGGGGCTGCACCCACAGCCGTTTGATGGAAAAGAGCATCCGGAATGGCACTTCCATCTCCATTTCTATCCCCCTTTGCTGCGTTCGGCGACGGTGCGGAAGTTCATGGTCGGATTTGAGCTTTTGGGATCGCCACAGCGCGACATCACTCCGGAATCGGCTGCGGAAACACTGAGGAAAGCCTCCTCTTCCCAATAG
- a CDS encoding LacI family DNA-binding transcriptional regulator — translation MESVHKSSHLKRATLQDVAREAGVGPMTVSRMINGHPYVAEETARRVREAIQKLDYRPNHAARILTGKLSRSIGLIVPDISDTFFSIVSHAVQETARESGYLVWLAASGDDPVVEAAQVEMMTHHPVDGILLVPADSRSHHLKTIATGTIPIVTIDRPMEVAATDSVGVENRAGAQISVDHLVQHGYKKIACITANSHLITIKERIAGYKESMRKAKLQSLKEINLSGPESAAYAIADLLASSHRPDALFTANNAATIWVIEALKKLGISMGKEIPLLGFDDVDFFSLITPSVTAVRQPASELGNVSARLLLQRIRGELKTSSVRTVLPVTLTIRESCGCKSTPHTSR, via the coding sequence ATGGAGTCTGTGCATAAATCTTCCCATTTAAAACGGGCGACTCTGCAAGACGTTGCACGGGAGGCCGGCGTAGGGCCTATGACAGTCTCCCGCATGATCAATGGCCATCCTTATGTTGCCGAAGAGACTGCACGGCGGGTCAGGGAGGCCATCCAGAAGCTGGACTACCGCCCCAATCATGCCGCTCGAATCCTTACCGGGAAGCTGTCCCGGTCCATCGGACTGATCGTTCCCGACATCTCGGATACATTTTTTTCCATTGTCAGCCATGCGGTTCAGGAGACGGCGCGCGAAAGCGGTTACTTAGTCTGGCTTGCAGCCTCCGGAGATGATCCCGTCGTGGAAGCCGCCCAGGTGGAGATGATGACCCATCATCCCGTTGACGGCATCTTGCTGGTTCCGGCAGACAGCCGCAGCCACCATCTGAAAACAATCGCAACGGGCACGATTCCTATTGTGACGATTGATCGGCCAATGGAGGTTGCTGCAACTGATTCTGTCGGGGTGGAGAATCGAGCGGGAGCGCAGATCTCTGTCGACCACCTCGTACAGCATGGCTATAAAAAGATCGCCTGCATCACAGCAAACTCCCACCTGATCACTATCAAGGAACGGATCGCCGGATATAAGGAATCCATGAGGAAGGCTAAGTTACAGTCACTCAAGGAGATTAACCTGTCCGGGCCAGAATCAGCAGCTTACGCGATAGCAGATCTTCTCGCCTCCTCTCATCGTCCCGACGCATTGTTCACCGCTAACAATGCAGCCACAATCTGGGTGATCGAGGCACTCAAGAAACTGGGCATTTCTATGGGCAAAGAGATCCCTCTCCTTGGCTTTGATGATGTCGACTTTTTTTCCTTGATTACGCCGTCTGTCACAGCCGTGCGCCAGCCCGCGTCGGAACTTGGAAATGTTTCCGCTCGCCTTTTGCTGCAACGAATCCGTGGCGAGCTCAAGACTTCCAGTGTGAGAACAGTCCTTCCCGTTACGCTGACGATACGAGAGTCCTGCGGCTGCAAATCAACACCACACACTTCACGTTAG
- a CDS encoding GH92 family glycosyl hydrolase, whose translation MMKSFLRCGSFFFFLATTPFLTAQNAADVDPMLGAGNGGNVFVGPTLPFGMAKPGPDYGDNEGNAGWEATGNLNGFSQLHVSGTGGGPKYGNILVQPMMGKANPAHSSAPRQEEHAEVGYYSVKLAGTGIHAEVTTARRTPIYRFTYPSQGQRTLLVDVGHLLMRRHDTPHRYPESQVVYSTDVQVLSPTEIAGMQASVMGWNIQTTPMKVYFYLVTDTPATESGTWEDGKSIRPGSKSASYRMPFTMKTIPEPAPIVSSGAYLTFASGERPVMVKIGLSFISIEQAKKNAKSEISGFDFAGTRKAAVEAWNQEFSTVKIDGGTPDERQQFATGLYHSMLMPVDRTGENPLWKSSMPYYDDFYCIWDTFRSSTPLLTLLHPERVTAILQSLLEIQDHEGFFLDGRSGNFSGRTQGGSDAEMMFADAFLKHLPGLDWEHVYKAMVHDADVESTDPIRFGRGDIEDWKRLGYLSIEHSDPAGGPDRPGSRSMEYAANDYAVALMAKGLGHAADAEKFMQRAENWKKLWDADAVDHTAQGDVKGFIWIRHADGRWKENFNPHLTGTWYQDNFYEASTWTYSLYIPQDVRGLIKMAGGPEVFKERLDIFFAPGLEERYRYDVGNEPGFLTPYLYNWIGQQSNSAKTIRAILPESYHTGVNGLPGNDDSGAMGSFLVFNQMGFFPVAAQDVYLIGSPTFPQTTLKLGNGKTFSVVAENTSPTNIYIQNATWNDQPYHRSWFTHDQLMAGGELRLTMGARPAHWDTGDPPPSMSDETFRK comes from the coding sequence ATGATGAAAAGTTTTCTCCGCTGTGGCTCGTTCTTCTTCTTCCTTGCAACAACCCCTTTTCTGACCGCCCAGAATGCTGCCGACGTAGATCCGATGCTTGGAGCAGGGAATGGCGGAAACGTCTTTGTGGGGCCAACGTTGCCGTTTGGAATGGCAAAGCCTGGTCCGGATTATGGAGACAACGAAGGCAATGCAGGGTGGGAGGCCACAGGTAATCTCAACGGGTTTTCTCAGTTGCATGTTTCGGGAACAGGAGGTGGACCGAAATACGGAAATATCCTGGTACAGCCGATGATGGGGAAGGCCAATCCGGCGCATAGCTCCGCTCCCCGGCAGGAAGAACATGCCGAGGTGGGTTATTACTCGGTAAAGCTAGCTGGTACGGGAATACACGCGGAGGTTACGACGGCTCGTCGAACTCCCATCTATCGGTTCACCTATCCTTCTCAGGGGCAACGGACTCTGCTAGTCGATGTCGGACACTTGTTGATGCGCAGGCACGATACGCCGCATCGTTATCCCGAGAGCCAGGTCGTTTATTCGACCGACGTTCAAGTTCTATCGCCGACCGAGATCGCTGGCATGCAAGCGTCTGTGATGGGGTGGAATATCCAGACCACTCCGATGAAGGTTTATTTCTATCTTGTGACCGACACGCCTGCGACAGAAAGCGGAACGTGGGAAGACGGAAAAAGTATCCGGCCTGGATCAAAGTCCGCCAGTTACCGAATGCCTTTTACGATGAAAACAATACCTGAGCCCGCTCCAATCGTAAGCAGTGGGGCTTATTTGACCTTTGCTTCAGGCGAAAGGCCGGTCATGGTAAAGATCGGTCTATCGTTTATATCGATTGAGCAGGCGAAGAAGAATGCGAAAAGTGAGATTTCTGGATTTGATTTTGCGGGAACGCGTAAAGCAGCAGTTGAAGCGTGGAATCAAGAGTTCTCAACGGTGAAGATCGATGGAGGAACACCGGATGAGAGGCAGCAGTTTGCAACGGGGCTGTATCACTCAATGCTCATGCCAGTGGATCGTACAGGCGAAAATCCTCTATGGAAGAGCAGTATGCCGTATTACGACGACTTTTATTGTATCTGGGATACATTCCGGTCTTCAACTCCTCTCCTTACCCTGTTACATCCGGAACGAGTCACAGCCATTCTGCAATCCCTACTTGAGATTCAGGATCACGAAGGCTTCTTTCTCGACGGCCGCTCGGGTAACTTTTCGGGAAGGACGCAAGGTGGATCGGATGCGGAGATGATGTTCGCCGATGCTTTTCTTAAGCATCTACCGGGGCTTGATTGGGAGCATGTTTATAAGGCGATGGTTCACGATGCTGATGTGGAGTCAACAGACCCGATTCGTTTCGGTCGAGGAGATATTGAGGATTGGAAGCGACTTGGATATCTTTCCATCGAACACTCCGATCCGGCTGGTGGTCCCGATCGTCCGGGATCGCGTTCCATGGAGTATGCTGCGAACGATTATGCTGTTGCCCTGATGGCCAAGGGCCTGGGGCATGCAGCCGACGCTGAAAAATTTATGCAGCGCGCAGAGAATTGGAAGAAACTGTGGGATGCGGATGCTGTCGATCACACGGCACAGGGGGATGTGAAGGGATTCATTTGGATTCGTCATGCTGATGGCAGGTGGAAGGAAAACTTCAATCCTCATCTGACAGGCACCTGGTATCAGGATAATTTTTATGAGGCCAGCACCTGGACGTATTCTCTCTATATTCCGCAGGATGTTCGGGGTCTCATCAAGATGGCAGGAGGGCCGGAGGTTTTTAAGGAGCGCCTGGATATCTTCTTCGCTCCTGGTCTAGAGGAGCGCTACCGTTATGACGTGGGAAATGAGCCGGGCTTTCTGACTCCTTATCTTTATAACTGGATCGGGCAGCAGAGCAATTCTGCAAAGACCATTCGAGCGATCCTTCCGGAGAGTTATCATACAGGTGTAAACGGCTTACCCGGAAACGACGATTCTGGTGCGATGGGCTCTTTTCTGGTCTTCAATCAGATGGGCTTCTTCCCGGTTGCGGCACAGGATGTTTACCTGATTGGCTCGCCAACGTTCCCTCAGACGACACTAAAGTTAGGGAATGGGAAGACGTTTTCTGTTGTCGCAGAGAACACCT
- a CDS encoding TonB-dependent receptor produces the protein MKSYRRTIRTLLFVFTCIFIAGIPGYGQDTSSLSGTITDSSGALVPKANITLRNNATRIEIRATSNDSGNFTVTNLAPGNYNLHVEAPGFQTTDLNGIQVDPNIGRRVDVTMRVGDTATSITVEANANTVQTESGAVGQLITQEQVKNIQLNGRNPIYLAQMEPGVVRGQSMAAFSFGLDNGINVNGARSQESVITFDGAPMVRTRSNGTSVGVADVDSTSQIQVLTTSYAAEYGRTSGGQIRMVPKSGSSEFHGSAFEYFRNSALNANTWKNNQAGAARGAFRYNQFGWNLNGPVFFGGFNKNHDKLFFLVGQEWVKFPHNDVVFNKTPTALMRQGNFSELLGSNIFYSSPVQIVDPTTGTPYAGNIIPQGQLSQNGTGLLRAYPLPNVSAPTYNWVDSALYTENQRKDSVVVDLVPTDKHHFRFSMLNYNYNDYEPHFGNFNTNPRIFNRPNQIGVVHWTWTISPTWVNDAYASGAADHVTIGIDTKSGLFDRTKYGINYPYLFGAADKVVPNKIPTIQIAGFTTLDGGPYPSRSGGIVYDFGDNVTKVWGNHTIKFGFQWEYAGENNYDQISVDNTRPGTTNNQNGLFNFGDGQAITSKAAVANAALGDFNTYGEIGTRSYTLFRGNMYSMYGQDQWRVNPKLVLEYGLRYDIMQSYHALWGNQAFFNPANYNPALAPTVNPQTGFLTGGDPYNGVVIPGSGFPSKAKGHVPDSILNGNYQRLFRGYDSNYSPTVYTNIQPRVGFAYQIDPNTVIRAGVGRYVQRLGISDTVHVGGNAPFQPASSVTNGSVDAPGGNGVNQLPLAFTSHAYKYPSPEAWGWNLTVEHDFSKLAVFTLSYVGRRGYHLEQLANINQLPIGTVAPGTQNLINKINPDSLRPYKGFSTIIEAENTGGSFYHSMQANLKRRVTKGLLFGAAYTWSKSLDYGSSNGTNIVNAYDNSIMFGPSDFDTRHVLVLNYVYDIGFANGMSNVFGRTLLGNWQFSGTIQGQSGRPQSVSRNLDQAGVGPGSGNQFYLRTAEAKLPHQFGKTGTWFDPSVFKAAAPGTFAPRGSRGYIYGPGFNSFSAALQKEFHIIPSHENHALVFKAEAFNYLNHPNLDNPDMSPTSSTFGQVTTKGGTYSSERQFQFSLRYAF, from the coding sequence GTGAAAAGTTACAGACGCACTATCCGTACGCTTCTATTCGTCTTCACTTGCATATTTATAGCGGGAATTCCAGGGTATGGGCAGGATACGTCTTCGTTATCCGGCACCATTACAGATTCATCCGGGGCATTGGTGCCAAAGGCAAATATTACGCTTCGGAATAATGCGACCCGTATAGAGATTCGCGCTACGTCAAACGATAGCGGTAACTTTACCGTAACGAATCTGGCTCCGGGAAACTACAATCTGCATGTTGAGGCGCCGGGATTCCAGACGACAGATCTTAACGGTATTCAGGTTGACCCGAACATCGGTCGCCGCGTAGACGTCACGATGCGGGTCGGCGATACAGCGACGTCCATTACGGTTGAGGCGAATGCCAATACCGTACAGACCGAAAGCGGTGCTGTAGGCCAGCTCATCACCCAGGAACAGGTCAAGAATATTCAGCTTAATGGCCGCAACCCAATCTATTTGGCCCAGATGGAGCCAGGTGTGGTGCGCGGTCAATCAATGGCCGCATTTAGCTTCGGTTTGGACAACGGTATCAACGTCAATGGAGCCCGCTCACAGGAGAGCGTAATTACCTTCGATGGCGCCCCGATGGTACGCACACGTTCGAACGGTACCAGCGTCGGCGTCGCCGATGTGGATTCAACTTCCCAGATCCAGGTGCTGACGACGAGCTATGCAGCGGAGTACGGTCGTACTTCGGGCGGTCAGATCCGCATGGTTCCCAAGAGCGGATCTTCCGAATTTCACGGTAGCGCATTTGAGTACTTCCGCAATAGCGCGCTGAATGCCAATACGTGGAAGAACAACCAGGCCGGTGCTGCCCGTGGCGCCTTCCGCTATAACCAGTTCGGCTGGAACCTTAATGGCCCGGTCTTCTTTGGCGGCTTTAACAAGAACCACGACAAGCTCTTCTTCCTCGTTGGTCAGGAGTGGGTGAAGTTCCCCCATAACGACGTGGTGTTCAACAAGACGCCGACCGCATTGATGCGTCAGGGCAACTTCAGCGAACTGCTCGGATCAAACATCTTTTATAGCTCTCCAGTGCAGATTGTGGATCCGACAACGGGAACACCGTACGCCGGCAATATCATTCCTCAGGGACAACTCAGCCAGAACGGAACCGGTCTACTACGGGCCTATCCTTTGCCCAATGTCAGCGCACCAACCTACAACTGGGTTGATTCGGCACTCTATACAGAGAATCAGCGCAAAGACTCTGTCGTGGTTGACCTGGTTCCAACCGACAAACACCACTTCCGGTTCAGCATGCTGAACTACAATTACAACGACTACGAGCCGCACTTCGGCAACTTCAACACCAACCCCCGTATCTTCAACCGTCCGAACCAGATTGGTGTTGTTCATTGGACTTGGACCATCAGCCCTACCTGGGTTAATGACGCCTATGCCTCGGGTGCAGCAGATCATGTCACCATCGGCATCGATACGAAGTCAGGTTTGTTCGACCGCACTAAGTACGGCATCAACTATCCGTATCTCTTCGGTGCTGCCGACAAGGTTGTGCCGAACAAAATCCCGACTATCCAGATCGCGGGTTTCACTACATTGGATGGCGGGCCGTATCCATCGCGTTCCGGCGGTATCGTTTATGACTTTGGCGATAACGTCACGAAAGTTTGGGGCAATCACACGATTAAATTCGGCTTCCAGTGGGAGTACGCCGGCGAGAACAACTACGACCAGATCAGCGTTGACAATACGCGTCCCGGAACCACCAACAATCAGAACGGTCTATTCAACTTCGGTGACGGACAAGCCATTACATCGAAGGCCGCCGTTGCGAATGCTGCTCTAGGTGACTTCAATACCTATGGTGAGATCGGCACCCGTTCCTACACGTTGTTCCGCGGCAACATGTACAGCATGTATGGCCAGGACCAGTGGCGTGTGAACCCGAAGCTGGTGCTGGAATATGGCCTCCGCTACGACATCATGCAGTCGTACCATGCGTTGTGGGGTAACCAGGCATTCTTCAATCCTGCCAATTACAATCCGGCTTTGGCTCCTACGGTTAATCCCCAGACGGGGTTCCTCACCGGTGGCGACCCGTATAACGGTGTTGTGATCCCAGGCAGCGGTTTCCCCAGCAAGGCCAAAGGCCATGTGCCGGACTCGATTCTCAACGGCAACTATCAGCGGCTCTTCCGCGGATACGACTCGAACTATTCTCCGACTGTGTACACGAACATCCAGCCACGCGTGGGTTTCGCGTATCAGATCGATCCTAATACGGTAATTCGTGCAGGCGTAGGCCGTTATGTACAGCGCCTGGGTATCAGCGATACGGTTCACGTCGGCGGTAACGCTCCGTTCCAGCCAGCTTCTTCGGTGACTAACGGTAGTGTTGACGCACCCGGTGGAAACGGCGTCAACCAACTTCCACTCGCTTTTACGTCACATGCGTACAAGTACCCCAGCCCCGAAGCATGGGGTTGGAATCTGACCGTGGAGCATGATTTCTCCAAACTTGCGGTCTTCACGTTGAGCTACGTTGGTCGTCGTGGTTACCATCTGGAACAACTGGCCAATATTAACCAGCTGCCGATTGGTACCGTCGCTCCTGGAACACAAAATCTTATCAACAAGATCAACCCTGACTCGCTGCGTCCTTACAAGGGCTTCTCGACCATCATTGAGGCCGAGAACACCGGCGGCTCCTTTTATCACTCCATGCAGGCTAACCTGAAGCGTCGCGTCACCAAGGGGCTGCTCTTCGGTGCGGCATATACCTGGTCCAAGAGTCTTGATTATGGTTCGTCGAACGGTACGAACATTGTCAATGCTTATGACAACAGCATTATGTTTGGTCCCAGCGATTTCGATACACGTCACGTGCTTGTGCTCAATTACGTGTATGACATTGGCTTCGCCAATGGCATGAGCAATGTCTTCGGTCGCACCCTCCTGGGCAACTGGCAGTTCTCCGGAACGATCCAGGGGCAATCAGGACGTCCGCAGAGCGTGTCGCGTAACCTCGATCAGGCTGGGGTTGGACCCGGTTCGGGGAATCAGTTCTACCTCAGAACAGCTGAGGCTAAACTGCCGCATCAGTTTGGGAAGACAGGCACCTGGTTTGACCCGTCTGTTTTCAAGGCTGCTGCTCCTGGGACCTTTGCTCCACGCGGTTCTCGTGGCTATATTTATGGACCCGGTTTCAACAGCTTCTCTGCAGCGCTGCAGAAGGAGTTCCATATCATTCCCAGCCACGAGAACCATGCCCTGGTCTTCAAGGCTGAGGCGTTCAACTACCTCAACCACCCGAACCTCGACAATCCCGATATGAGCCCGACCAGCAGCACCTTCGGTCAGGTAACGACCAAGGGCGGTACGTATTCTTCGGAGCGTCAATTCCAGTTCAGCCTTCGCTACGCGTTCTAA
- the galK gene encoding galactokinase, whose amino-acid sequence MQSRSTAVWSMDGMDDVLLAKHQERYGATGKLFRAPGRVNLIGEHTDYTGGFVMPMAIGFHTSAVVSPRHDHRMVFYSQNYREEVSLEPNDLMKGRRDHWSDYPAGVAWSLGQEEIEFGGFNMTLSGNVPLGAGLSSSASVEVATVMAILNLAGKGLPLEKIATLCRRAENGYVGAKSGIMDQFVVAGAVAHRAMMLDCRSLEFDLLPLPENVRVVIVNSMVKHAVATGEYGSRRDEVEAGQEVLRHERTGIDLLRDATLADLESCREKMSPASFHRCRHIITENSRVQKAREALLAGDVKGFGDLMVAAHASLRDDFAASCSEIDSLVEIALRHPACVGARITGGGFGGCTVNIVQVSAADNFVAMVRNEYRQATGIDAECFICEPADGALELATKGGKA is encoded by the coding sequence TTGCAATCTAGATCGACTGCGGTGTGGTCAATGGATGGAATGGACGACGTGCTTCTGGCGAAGCATCAGGAGAGGTATGGTGCGACAGGGAAGCTCTTTCGGGCGCCTGGCCGAGTAAATCTTATTGGTGAGCACACGGATTATACCGGTGGTTTTGTGATGCCCATGGCGATCGGCTTCCATACCTCGGCTGTCGTGAGCCCGAGGCATGACCATCGCATGGTGTTCTACTCCCAAAATTATAGAGAAGAAGTTTCTCTTGAACCAAATGATCTGATGAAAGGCCGCCGCGACCACTGGAGCGACTATCCCGCTGGGGTCGCCTGGAGCCTTGGTCAGGAAGAGATCGAATTCGGCGGCTTCAATATGACTCTCTCCGGGAATGTCCCACTCGGAGCAGGGTTGAGTTCGTCCGCATCGGTTGAGGTTGCCACTGTGATGGCAATTTTGAACCTTGCGGGTAAGGGTCTGCCGCTGGAGAAGATTGCAACCCTGTGTCGGCGAGCGGAGAACGGGTATGTGGGTGCCAAGAGCGGGATTATGGACCAGTTTGTTGTGGCTGGAGCAGTAGCTCATCGGGCCATGATGCTGGATTGCCGCTCTCTCGAATTTGATCTCCTGCCTCTTCCGGAAAATGTTCGCGTGGTTATCGTGAATTCCATGGTCAAGCATGCGGTTGCAACGGGGGAATATGGAAGCCGTCGTGATGAGGTTGAGGCCGGGCAAGAGGTTCTGCGCCATGAACGGACGGGGATTGATCTGTTGAGAGATGCAACTCTGGCGGATCTCGAGTCCTGTCGCGAAAAGATGTCTCCGGCGAGCTTCCATCGCTGTCGCCATATCATCACGGAGAACAGTCGTGTACAGAAGGCTCGCGAAGCATTACTCGCCGGCGACGTGAAGGGCTTTGGCGATCTCATGGTTGCGGCGCATGCAAGTCTTCGTGATGACTTCGCGGCTAGTTGTAGCGAGATCGATTCTCTGGTCGAGATTGCATTGCGTCACCCCGCCTGCGTAGGCGCGAGAATCACCGGAGGAGGATTCGGTGGTTGCACTGTCAATATCGTGCAGGTCTCAGCGGCGGATAACTTTGTTGCGATGGTCCGTAACGAATATAGGCAGGCTACGGGAATTGATGCGGAATGCTTTATCTGCGAGCCTGCCGATGGAGCACTGGAACTTGCGACAAAAGGTGGCAAGGCATGA